A region of the Raphanus sativus cultivar WK10039 unplaced genomic scaffold, ASM80110v3 Scaffold0744, whole genome shotgun sequence genome:
AATGGAAAATTCTATACCTTCCATCTGGAGTGGTGGAGCCCAATCCATTACCTCTTTAAGGTCATAGGCAACATTAAACTCATACTTTGTAACCTCCCTTCCTTCAAGCTCTGCTCGATCCTTAATAAGCTCCAACCGGATCCTTCGTGCTAGGGATGTCTTTGCCGACCccgggtactccttctgaagctcatataacatcacaagttgtgctggtgtgagtatacttgcatcaaagtcatcttgaatgtgatattcaaatgtgtcttcctcttcttgtggctcccCATGGTAGCTTGAAGCCATAACTGCATGAACAAAAACTAGAACTAAAGGTTAGTAACtatacaaaagcaaaacaaagcaagaaaataaagcttagtCTCAAGAAAGTTTGAAATCCTAATGACAAATCTACTagttccccggcaacggcgccaattccaatttgatattggaagttttcaaggcttccaagtcaaatgatagtatataaaggttgtcgaaccacagagaactagtgatctatagcaccaagaatacacaaactatcttaatctaagcaaataTGAAGATGGATGATGGTAACAAGCTAAGATCCTAGAATATAAAcaaaggtgatctcaaatcctaTCAAGAAATAAGTGCAAGAACTAAACtttcaatcaaatgctaaggtagAATCCATGAGACTAGGAACTTGActttgggtgactaagatccaagctagagtGGCAAGCTAACAATCAAacacttccttaagtctagaacactcaaataaacaagctctatggtcaagaagaatgttcatttgctttaatcaactagacaccaaaggtctttgagcctaaaagatctaagcaatcattagggatgagtctattaactatctaaactcccttaacacaatggtctttcTTTTGATGTCTACTAGGGAATGGACTACCAATTTgatattggaagttttcaaggcttccaatatctaaactcccttaacacaatggtctttgtgtaaggtaagtttagagcaagctctacttggttcagacatttcatcaaacaccttgtgggtgggaaatgtctagagctctagatcaaagaggccaactttaatctagcattaaggatagtagacaagcaaggaaacaatagatctaacactaaacaccctagatcttcacttaatcaccctaatcaccctagcccatgaattcAAAGTGTGTCTACTCTCTAATCTCCATGAGAAACCTTGAAATCCATATGAaattcaaggctaatcatgtttatgagaaggagaaacaagatataagatgaagaacttctttaaaatgattaaaaggttcaagcttttacaagaTGAGGCAAAGTcttgagagaaaatgagataagATACATAATTATGTCTAAAGAGAATTTATAGGAGTCTAAAAAAACGAgttgggtcaacccaacaaacCTAGGTTAACCCATAAAGAAGCAGTCTTTTTCGCCCGTAGCGACCATGCAAGTCGCTACGCTCTGGTCGCTATTAACTCTTCAACACTTCAGGATCTGTAGCGACCTTGCAAGTCGCTACGGTGGTCGCTACGCTCTCTCGGGTGGCCTCCTAGCGACGTGATCATGTCGCTACGCAGAAGTCGCTACAGACACTTAGTCATTTCTTGGATTATGGCTTCTCCTACCATAGCGACTTGGTAAGTCGCTACGGTGGTCGTTACGATGGCTCGGGTTGCGTCTTAGCGACTTGACGAGGTCGCTATGCTGATGTCGCTACGGCCCTTCAGTTGGGACACGATTTGTGCTTCAAACATCACTCTTTTGTCCCCAAAACACTTCAAATGTCTCCAAAATCACCAATGAAAGTCTCCAATACCTGAAAAGGACAAAAGTgatgcaatgcaacctaaatgcaCACTAAACATATGCAAATGACTAATATAAAGACTAGGATGAAGATTAAAACCATGCAAATACACAAGAtgtcaactcccccacactagacctttacttgtccacaagtaaactttcaaaatcAAAAAGGAGAAGAAGTTTGAAAGTGGGAATTCATCAccaaagaaactcttcttagccATCAACATGATATCCTTgtataatcataccaaataggaAGAGCAAAAACATTTTCCAACTCTAACTTCTCAAGGCCTATCCTACCTccttgatctctacactcatcatcATGAATCCACAAACAACAAATCAACCAACTCTCACATTTATTAAGCACAATCATAAGTGAATTCTTGCAAATGGTCAAATGGTCTAAATCATTTGGTTTGGTGTGAAAAGGCTTTAGTGCAAAGTGAAACAAGAGGCTTACAATTATCTTTCAAGGTGGCTTGCTCTCAACAACAGAGTAGccttgacattgcacataatatatctaagaaaaggatcaactcatgcatacaatgctcaatctccattgtccTACCCTTTTCCCAAACATCAAAATTACAACCTTATTCCCAATGCCAAACCCCATTCTCTTCACTCACCCAAAGATTTCCcaaaacactcaagaacattttttttttcacttagaactctttctttctttttgatgtCTACTaggattttcacacttttaaGTACCTATTAGCTCATACTAAcatttgctagccccctttctttattttttttctttttttttttttcttttcttttctctttttatttgggggccaagactttctTTACAAACTGAGCTAGAACTTTCTTTTACTTATCCCTAGTGCCTTAATCTCTTTTGAGTTCTTAGAGTCTACCCTTTCTTTCACCACTTTTCACACTCCCAAGATCAAACTTTACAACACTCTCATCCCATCCTAGAAGCTAGACAACATAAGTCTTAAAGCTAGCAAATAATAGAGACCAAGCATTGTCgatcccaatactctcaacattatgcacatgtaaagctttccaaaaagacctcactcaacaatcaatgatGGCTTGAAAGGAGGGAAGGGTTTTAGGGAATGGactaccacttgagtttgtcaaaaagattggcaAAATAGGTgagacaactcaagtgtgtatagcCACGACTTAGTACACAAAAGACCATAAGCAAGAAGCATTAAGTTCATTCagttcaagtaagcttggagtTGGCTTCAATGATGAGAAGTTTCAACAatcaatgagtttcaagaggagttTCAAGGCTCGAAGTCTACAAGTTTTCAAAAGAGTgttcaagctacttgtcatgattacaaagggtATCAAATtgagtacttagcatgagctctttacaaggctAGCTcccaatgcatgaatgcaacctatatgcttcaaGAATCAATTCTAAAGATGCAAATGAAACATGATTTGAATCTAATGCatgtaatttttcaatttttttttttgatattggaagttttcaaggcttccaagtcaaatgatagtatataaaggttgtcgaaccacagagaactagtgatctatagcaccaagaatacacaaactatcttaatctaagcaaataTGAAGATGGATGATGGTAACAAGCTAAGATCCTAGAATATAAAcaaaggtgatctcaaatcctaTCAAGAAATAAGTGCAAGAACTAAACtttcaatcaaatgctaaggtagAATCCATGAGACTAGGAACTTGActttgggtgactaagatccaagctagagtGGCAAGCTAACAATCAAacacttccttaagtctagaacactcaaataaacaagctctatggtcaagaagaatgttcatttgctttaatcaactagacaccaaaggtctttgagcctaaaagatctaagcaatcattagggatgagtctattaactatctaaactcccttaacacaatggtctttgtgtaaggcaAGTTTAGAGCAAACTCTACTtagttcagacatttcatcaaacaccttgtgggtgggaaatgtctagagctctagatcaaagaggccaactttaatctagcattaaggatagtagacaagcaaggaaacaatagatctaacactaaacaccctagatcttcacttaatcaccctaatcaccctagcccatgaattcaatgtgtgtctactctctaatctccatgagaaaccttaaatctatgtgagattcaaggctaatcatgtttaTGAGAAGGAAAAcaagatttaagatgaagaacttccttaaaatgattaaaaggttcaagcttttacaagaTGAAACAAAGTcttgagagaaaatgagataagATACATAATTATGTCTAAAGAGAATTTATAGGAGTCTAAAAAAAACGAgttgggtcaacccaacaaacCTAGGTTAACCCATAAAGAAGCAGTCTTTTTCGCCCGTAGCGACCATGCAGGTCGCTACGCTCTGGTCGCTATTAACTCTTCAACACTTCAGGATCTGTAGCGACCTTGCAAGTCGCTACGGTGGTCGCTACGCTCTCTCGGGTGGCCTCCTAGCGACGTGATCATGTCGCTACGCAGAAGTCGCTACAGACACTTAGTCATTTCTTGGATTATGGCTTCTCCTACCATAGCGACTTGGTAAGTCGCTACGGTGGTCGTTACGATGGCTCGGGTTGCGTCTTAGCGACTTGACGAGGTCGCTATGCTGATGTCGCTACGGCCCTTCAGTTGGGACACGATTTGTGCTTCAAACATCACTCTTTTGTCCCCAAAACACTTCAAATGTCTCCAAAATCACCAATGAAAGTCTCCAATACCTGAAAAGGACAAAAAGTgatgcaatgcaacctaaatgcaCACTAAACATATGCAAATGACTAATATAAAGACTAGGATGAAGATTAAAACCATGCAAATACACAAGAtgtcaactcccccacactagacctttacttgtccacaagtaaactttcaaaatcAAAAAGGAGAAGAAGTTTGAAAGTGGGAATTCAtcaccaaaagaaactcttcttagccATCAACATGATATCCTTgtataatcataccaaataggaAGAGCAAAAACATTTTCCAACTCTAACTTCTCAAGGCCTATCCTACCTccttgatctctacactcatcatcatgaatccacaaacaaaaaatcaaccaaCTCTCACATTTATTAAGCACAATCATAAGTGAATTCTTGCAAATGGTCAAATGGTCTAAATCATTTGGTTTGGTGTGAAAAGGCTTTAGTGCAAAGTGAAACAAGAGGCTTACAATTATCTTTCAAGGTGGCTTGCTCTCAACAACAGAGTAGccttgacattgcacataatatatctaagaaaaggatcaactcatgcatacaatgctcaatctccattgtccTACCCTTTTCCCAAACATCAAAATTACAACCTTATTCCCAATGCCAAACCCCATTCTCTTCACTCACCCAAAGATTTCCcaaaacactcaagaacatttttttttttttcacttagaactctttctttcttttgatgtCTACTAGggattttcacacttttaaGTACCTATTAGCTCATACTAAcatttgctagccccctttctttatttttttttcttttttttttttttcttttctctttttatttgggggccaagactttctTTACAAACTTGAGCTAGAACTTTCTTTTACTTATCCCTAGTGCCTTAATCTCTTTTGAGTTCTTAGAGTCTACCCTTTCTTTCACCACTTTTCACACTCCCAAGATCAAACTTTACAACACTCTCATCCCATCCTAGAAGCTAGACAACATAAGTCTTAAAGCTAGCAAATAATAGAGACCAAGCATTGTCgatcccaatactctcaacattatgcacatgtaaagctttccaaaaagacctcactcaacaatcaatgatGGCTTGAAAGGAGGGAAGGGTTTTAGGGAATGGactaccacttgagtttgtcaaaaagattggcaAAATAGGTgagacaactcaagtgtgtatagcCACGACTTAGTACACAAAAGACCATAAGCAAGAAGCATTAAGTTCATTCagttcaagtaagcttggagtTGGCTTCAATGATGAGAAGTTTCAACAatcaatgagtttcaagaggagttTCAAGGCTCGAAGTCTACAAGTTTTCAAAAGAGTgttcaagctacttgtcatgattacaaagggtATCAAATtgagtacttagcatg
Encoded here:
- the LOC130502911 gene encoding uncharacterized protein LOC130502911; translation: MASSYHGEPQEEEDTFEYHIQDDFDASILTPAQLVMLYELQKEYPGSAKTSLARRIRLELIKDRAELEGREVTKYEFNVAYDLKEVMDWAPPLQMEGWVYL